The genomic segment CTCAACATTTTTCTGGGCGTAGAGGCATGAATGGTAACCATACACTTTGGGCAAGTTGGACGGTGCTCGGTAAAACCGAACGATTTTACTTCAGTGGGGATTCTGGGTATGATACTCACTTCAAAGAGATAGGAAATGCCTATGGACCGTTCACATTGACCTTTTTGGAAAACGGACAATACAATCCTATGTGGCGTGCTGTTCACAGTATGCCTGAGGAAACGGCCCAAGCACACCTTGATCTAAAGGGTGAGAAGTTAGTGCCCGTACATTGGGGGATGTTTGACCTGTCTCTACACAATTGGTATGAACCAGCTGAAGAGTTGGAGAAGTATGCAAAAGAAAAGAACATTGATCTGTTGACTCCAAAATTCGGACAAATGGTAAGTTCACAGACACCAAATGCTTGGGAAAGATGGTGGAAATCATTGATGGGAACAGATGGCTAATGTTCCCATAAGTAAGGCCTAGTCTTGGAGAGTTAAACTAGAGCTAAACTGTCCTAATAAGAGTTGGAATTTTTTAAAAAAATCTTTGATATTTTCTCTTGTCACTCCGCCTGTAAGATCCAAATCACTTTCCAAGATGATTCTCCCTTCCTCATCTGTGTATGCCCGTGAGTACCTCATCTTTTGGTTCCAGCGATTCACAAGTTCCGCTCTTGGCTTTGCTGAGGTAAAGGAAGAATAGAATTGCAAGGAGTACTCGGTTGGGAGAAACAATGCAGCCCGGTAGTCTCTCAATTGTAAGACTAAAAAATTTTCAGACTCTTCTACAATTTCAATTTGGGATTCTTTGAGAAGCTTCTTGAGTTCTGCTTGGTCGATTTTTGTCAGAATGGCCGCACTGGGTGCTTGGGGTGGGTTTGGCTTGTTAGGTTCTGGCAGCAAGGGCAGGTAGGCGAAAGAAAGTAAGAGTGAAATGAGTAAAAAACGTTTCATATGGAAGCTAAATCTCACATCTCGCTTCATTTAGTGTAAACTCTTTTGTTTGGCGGAGTCTAGAAAAATGTTTCCTCCTCCACAAGAAGGAGGAAACGAATGTCTTCCCTTTAGTTGATGGAGTAAAAAAAGAACTACTTGCTAGTCCAAGTGATGCCATCACTTGAGACAAAAATCGAACTTCCGCCCACGGCTACATACTTTCCATTTCCGTAGGCCACAGATGCCAAGCTTGTGGCTGATTCCAAAGTTTGTTTGGTCCAATTGGAGCCATCAGAACTTCGGAGAATCGCCCCATTGCTTCCAACCGCGACGAACTGCCTATCTCCAAAACAAATTCCGAACAGATTTTCCACCGCATTTGAGCTTACAGATGTCCAGTCAAGCCCCGATGAGGATCTGACTATGGTTCCACTCGCTCCTACTGCTACGAAGGTTCCCGAACCAAAGGCGACGTCTCGTAAGGACGGCACCGAGGAGATTCCGGTTATAGAAGAACTACTCAAAACAAGGGTCGTTACGATAAAACTAGAAGATAGAATGGATGCACGACTTGAAGCATTGCTCCCCACAAGGATGAGGCGGTTCGAATTGGCCGCACTCCCAAAATAGCCTGCCGAAGTACTGAAAGCAGAACTACTGATAAGAGTGGATGAGTCTGACCATCTCCCAGAGGTAGCGGTGAATGAGTAGATACCAAAAGCTACGCTATAAGAAGATAAAAAATTTCCGATTCCATAAAGGCCAGAGGTAGAGTTGAAGGTTGTGCTAATGTCATTCCACGTAGATGCATTTGTCGACTCGTAGTACTTTGTGTTCGCAATAACAGTGTAGACGTCATTTCTAAACCCAATATCATAAACAAGTTGTTGCGTAGGAAGGTTTTGTTTTGTCCAACTTTCTCCATCCGTGGATTCATAGATTTGACCTAAGGTTCCTGTTGCAAAGAATTTTCCATTTAAAAATCGTACTCGCTGGAAGGAGACGTCCCTTCGGTTCAAAAGGTAAAGTAGAGCAAACAATCTAGTGGCTGGGTCAACTTCCTGTTTCTCAGGTACACACTGTATAAACACAGAAAGGATGGGAATGAGGACTAAACACTTTAAACGTAACATAGGCTTCTCCATATTTTGCATAGGTCCTATGATACTCGCTTTGCGATAAGAATCGTCCTAGGTCATGATACTGAACGAAAAAATGAAAGAGGACGGATCCTTTTTTGGGCTACTTTTGGATTTGAAACCCAAGGTGGCTTTTAGTCTACTCATGGTTTGTTGTCGTTTGATTGAACTAAGGCTACAATGCCGAAAGAGTCGCGGACTCACCGGACTAGCTTGCAGCGCCCTTGAATAAAAAAAGCGTTCAATCTCTTGAACGCTCTGTTAACAATGATGACGAACCCGGCGACAATGCCGGAAGATCTAAAGCAAGACACCTTGCTTTAGATCTGAGGCAGCGACCGAAGAGTCGCGGACTCGCCGGACTATCTTGCGGCGCCCTTAAATAAAAAAAGCGTTCAATCTCTTGAACGCTCTATTAACAATGATGACGAACCCGGCGACGTCCTACTTCCACCCTCACGCGCTCTTCCGCTCCGCGGGCGCGCGCCCAAGCCTCGCTCCCTATGGGTCGCGAGTCTATCATTTCGCGAACAATTTAGCTAAGAAGGGTTCGCTCTAACTTATTTACAATAAAAAAGCCAACCTGACGGTTGGCTTTTTGTATGATGACGAACCCGGCGACGTCCTACTCTCCCATTGAGCGAACCCAATAGTACCATCGGCGATGAGAAGCTTGACTTCCGTGTTCGGAATGGGAACGGGTATGACCTTCTCTCCATAATCACCAGGAGTAAATACCATGATTTCTAGGAATCCCGGTTCGTCAACGCAATTGAAAAAAAAAGAGAATCCGTAATGAAAAGAGGGTATGGGAAAAGCAAGGAAAGAAAAGATTGCCAGAGCAGTCACCATCGCCATCTTGTTTGTTATGTCTGGACTGATAGAACCTTTGGTAACGACTGATTCTTTCACAATCCTAGGTTTATTGATTCGTACTTCGAATGCAGAAGACAAAGCACCCAAAGACATCCCAGCAGTGTATTCAAAATTCTATAAAGAAGACTTTCCCAAGAAATTGGACCTAGTGAGACGATTTGATCCCCTCTATGCAGTCTATTTTAATTATGAATCGGATGAAACGGGAACCTATGACTTTATCCTAGGTTATGCGGTCCAAGAGAGCCAAGACCCTATCTATGGATTGACCAAAGTACAAATTCCCAAACAAACAGGTCGGTATTTTGCCATCCAACCAGGTGCTCCCGAAGATGTTGTTCCTAAATTTTGGAAGGAGATTTGGAATCGAAAGGAAGTGCACGCCTTACGGTCATTTCAGTATGACTGGGAGGAGTATTCCGAAGCAGGAATCAGAGTGTTTTTATCTTCTACCTGAGCTTTCACGTACAACCTCCAATCTTTCACAACCCATACCCAAATCCCAACAAAGAGCGCAGTTGCAACCCACATTCCAAAAATAGAACCTGGAATCAAAAGAAAATCCACAACACCATGCTGCATGATTGCAATAAAAAATGCAAAGAGTAGGTAATACAATCTCTCCTTACCTTTTTTTGCATTTGATTTGAGTAAAAAAAGTGCGAAACATACATTTATTAATAGATGTATGTTTGATGAGTGAGTGAGCCTTCCCAAGAACATTTCAAATTTTCTCATGGATTGCTCTCGACTAATGTATTGAATGTTCTCAGTAAGCGCAAAACCAAACGCAACAAATGCGGCAATCAATACAACTTCAGTACGAAACTCCTTTTTTTCTCGCCGAAATGCAAAGAGAAAACTCAATATCAGGATAAAGCCAATTTTAAATGTCTCCTCCATCATACCCGCTTCTATGAAAGACAAATGAGCAGTTGATGTTAATAAGCTTACCTTCTTTTTGGGAGTAAAATCTGTTTGAGGCCATAAAATGGGATGCAACCAAATGATAATCACCGTACTCAACCAGCCTAAGGCAAGTGCAACCAAAACCATGACTCGAGTCTTATTTGTTTTGGGTAAAGAGTAAGAAAACCAAATCGCGAACACCCATGGCAAAATGGATACTAGACCCAAAAGATAATCAATGGATTCAATGTTCAATTCTTTCATTCGTCTATCTCTTCCATATAACGCCCGTCAAACATATAAACCATTTCTTTCTGCAGAGGAGTTGGCACATAATTTGGATCTACTGGTCCATTCCAAAAGAGTTCTGTTAC from the Leptospira ryugenii genome contains:
- a CDS encoding WD40/YVTN/BNR-like repeat-containing protein, with the translated sequence MLRLKCLVLIPILSVFIQCVPEKQEVDPATRLFALLYLLNRRDVSFQRVRFLNGKFFATGTLGQIYESTDGESWTKQNLPTQQLVYDIGFRNDVYTVIANTKYYESTNASTWNDISTTFNSTSGLYGIGNFLSSYSVAFGIYSFTATSGRWSDSSTLISSSAFSTSAGYFGSAANSNRLILVGSNASSRASILSSSFIVTTLVLSSSSITGISSVPSLRDVAFGSGTFVAVGASGTIVRSSSGLDWTSVSSNAVENLFGICFGDRQFVAVGSNGAILRSSDGSNWTKQTLESATSLASVAYGNGKYVAVGGSSIFVSSDGITWTSK
- a CDS encoding PrsW family glutamic-type intramembrane protease; the protein is MKELNIESIDYLLGLVSILPWVFAIWFSYSLPKTNKTRVMVLVALALGWLSTVIIIWLHPILWPQTDFTPKKKVSLLTSTAHLSFIEAGMMEETFKIGFILILSFLFAFRREKKEFRTEVVLIAAFVAFGFALTENIQYISREQSMRKFEMFLGRLTHSSNIHLLINVCFALFLLKSNAKKGKERLYYLLFAFFIAIMQHGVVDFLLIPGSIFGMWVATALFVGIWVWVVKDWRLYVKAQVEDKNTLIPASEYSSQSY
- a CDS encoding GyrI-like domain-containing protein, with translation MGKARKEKIARAVTIAILFVMSGLIEPLVTTDSFTILGLLIRTSNAEDKAPKDIPAVYSKFYKEDFPKKLDLVRRFDPLYAVYFNYESDETGTYDFILGYAVQESQDPIYGLTKVQIPKQTGRYFAIQPGAPEDVVPKFWKEIWNRKEVHALRSFQYDWEEYSEAGIRVFLSST
- a CDS encoding YbjN domain-containing protein is translated as MKRFLLISLLLSFAYLPLLPEPNKPNPPQAPSAAILTKIDQAELKKLLKESQIEIVEESENFLVLQLRDYRAALFLPTEYSLQFYSSFTSAKPRAELVNRWNQKMRYSRAYTDEEGRIILESDLDLTGGVTRENIKDFFKKFQLLLGQFSSSLTLQD